One window of the Buchnera aphidicola (Shivaphis celti) genome contains the following:
- a CDS encoding 5'-methylthioadenosine/adenosylhomocysteine nucleosidase — protein sequence MKIGVIYAMKSELLIFNNEIYKIKKISNSVHELSLTKNKKKIIFIQSGIGKTESSIACTILIKIYKVNFIINIGSAGKLNSSVKIFDIIIAKKVSYYDVNLKSFGYKEGQIPNYPKIFKTNLILRNVLKTILNYYSIKYQEGYIVSGDTFIDKKSKIKRILQKFPIAISVDMESSSIKHTCYKFRIPCLIIKIISDHSKKKASSLFKKNIKKTSIKIKKIITILIKFIISIKEIYFAL from the coding sequence ATGAAAATTGGCGTTATTTATGCCATGAAAAGTGAACTATTAATATTTAATAATGAAATTTACAAAATTAAAAAAATTAGTAATTCAGTACATGAATTAAGTTTAACAAAGAATAAAAAAAAAATTATTTTTATACAATCCGGAATCGGAAAAACAGAAAGTAGTATTGCTTGCACGATATTAATTAAAATATATAAAGTAAATTTTATTATCAATATTGGATCAGCAGGAAAATTAAATTCTTCAGTAAAAATATTTGATATAATTATTGCAAAAAAAGTTTCTTATTATGATGTTAACTTAAAAAGTTTTGGTTATAAAGAAGGACAAATTCCTAATTATCCTAAAATATTTAAAACAAATTTAATTTTAAGAAATGTATTAAAAACAATATTAAATTATTATTCTATTAAATATCAAGAAGGATATATTGTTAGTGGTGATACGTTTATTGATAAAAAAAGTAAAATAAAAAGAATACTACAAAAATTTCCTATAGCCATATCAGTGGATATGGAATCATCTTCCATTAAACATACATGTTACAAATTCCGTATACCATGCTTGATTATAAAAATCATCTCAGATCATTCAAAAAAAAAAGCTTCTTCTCTTTTCAAAAAAAATATAAAAAAAACTTCTATAAAAATAAAAAAAATAATAACAATTTTAATAAAATTTATAATATCAATTAAAGAAATATATTTCGCATTGTGA
- the aceE gene encoding pyruvate dehydrogenase (acetyl-transferring), homodimeric type → MIKHFFSDIDPIETVEWIDSIESVILKNGLYRARFIIHQLIKKIRKYDSENSINTLVTDYINTIPLNFEPDYPGNLEIEKRIRSVVRWNAIIMVLRASQKNLDLGGHLSSFQSAATIYEVCFNHFFYAKNKNHDGDLIYFQGHISPGIYSRAFLEGRLTEKQLDNFRQETFGHGLPSYPHPKLMPNFWQFPTVSMGLSPINAIYQAKFLKYLENRNLKNTNNRTVYAFLGDGEMDEPESKGAITIAAREKLNNLIYVINCNLQRLDGPVIGNGKIIDELESIFYGAGWEVIKVIWGDHWDHLLKKDNSGKLIQLMNETVDGDYQNFKSKDGSYIRKHFFGKYSETLQLVQDMSDEEIWMLNRGGHDPKKIFAAFHKAKQSKDKPVVILIHTIKGYGMGDVAEGKNVAHQVKKMNIHELKYFCKRFDVPVQENLIPSLPFIKFEKSSPEYIYLHEKRKALGGYIPKRITRFTEELFLPSLNDFSSLFVQQKKKISTTIAFVRILNILLNFSSLKNRIVPIIADEARTFGMEGLFRKIGIYNPHGQKYIPQDKNQLLYYKEDQKGQILQEGINELGAAASWLAAATSYSNNNFPMIPFYIYYSMFGFQRIGDLCWAAGDQQARGFLIGGTSGRTTLNGEGLQHEDGHSHIHFLTIPNCISYDPAYAYEIAVIIHNGLIRMYGEKQENIYYYITTMNENYYMPEMLKGMEVGIIKGIYKLNSLIGKKYKVQLLGSGAILRSVIQAAHILYNDYCISSDVYSVTSFTELARDGQDCERWNMLHPFKNPKVPYITTVMNDAPAIAATDYMKLFADQVRKYIPAKTYRVLGTDGFGCSDSRKNLRQYFEIHAHYIVIAALTELSNHCIIDKKIIVDALIKFNINTEKINPIFV, encoded by the coding sequence ATGATAAAACACTTTTTTTCGGATATCGATCCTATTGAAACAGTTGAATGGATAGATTCTATAGAATCAGTAATACTAAAAAATGGATTATATCGCGCTCGTTTTATAATACATCAGTTAATAAAAAAAATTAGAAAATACGATTCTGAAAATTCAATAAATACTTTGGTAACAGATTATATTAATACGATTCCGTTGAATTTTGAACCAGATTATCCAGGAAATTTAGAGATTGAAAAAAGAATTCGATCTGTTGTAAGATGGAATGCTATTATTATGGTTTTACGTGCTTCTCAAAAAAATTTAGATTTAGGGGGACATTTATCTTCTTTTCAATCTGCTGCTACTATTTATGAAGTTTGTTTTAATCATTTCTTTTATGCGAAAAATAAGAATCATGACGGAGATTTAATTTATTTTCAAGGTCATATTTCTCCTGGAATTTATTCACGTGCTTTTTTAGAAGGACGTTTGACAGAAAAACAATTAGATAATTTTCGACAAGAAACTTTTGGTCATGGCCTTCCTTCATATCCTCATCCAAAATTAATGCCAAATTTTTGGCAATTTCCTACAGTTTCTATGGGATTAAGTCCTATTAATGCAATTTATCAAGCAAAATTTTTAAAATATCTTGAAAATAGAAATTTAAAAAACACAAATAACAGAACTGTTTATGCTTTTTTAGGTGATGGAGAAATGGATGAACCAGAATCAAAAGGTGCAATTACTATTGCAGCGAGAGAAAAATTAAATAATTTGATATATGTTATTAATTGTAATTTGCAAAGATTAGATGGACCAGTAATTGGAAATGGGAAAATTATTGACGAATTAGAAAGTATTTTTTATGGTGCGGGATGGGAAGTAATTAAAGTAATTTGGGGAGATCATTGGGATCATTTATTAAAAAAAGATAATAGTGGGAAATTAATTCAATTAATGAATGAAACGGTAGATGGAGATTATCAAAATTTTAAATCTAAAGATGGATCTTATATTAGAAAACATTTTTTTGGTAAATATTCTGAAACTCTACAATTAGTTCAAGATATGTCTGATGAAGAAATTTGGATGCTTAATAGAGGAGGACATGATCCTAAAAAAATTTTTGCAGCTTTTCATAAAGCAAAACAATCAAAAGATAAACCAGTAGTAATTTTAATTCATACTATAAAAGGATATGGAATGGGAGATGTAGCAGAAGGAAAAAATGTTGCGCATCAAGTGAAAAAAATGAATATTCATGAATTAAAATATTTTTGTAAACGATTTGATGTTCCAGTTCAAGAAAATTTAATTCCCTCACTTCCCTTTATTAAGTTCGAAAAATCTTCTCCGGAGTATATTTATTTACACGAAAAAAGGAAGGCATTAGGAGGATATATTCCAAAAAGAATAACTCGGTTTACAGAAGAATTGTTTTTACCTAGTTTAAATGATTTTTCTTCTTTATTTGTCCAACAAAAAAAAAAGATTTCTACAACTATTGCATTTGTTCGTATATTAAATATTTTATTAAATTTTTCATCTTTAAAAAATAGAATTGTTCCTATCATTGCCGATGAAGCTCGTACATTTGGAATGGAAGGTTTATTTAGAAAAATTGGAATTTATAATCCTCATGGTCAAAAATATATTCCTCAAGATAAAAATCAATTATTATATTATAAGGAAGATCAAAAAGGACAAATATTACAGGAAGGGATTAATGAACTAGGAGCAGCTGCTTCATGGTTAGCTGCAGCTACTTCATATAGCAATAATAATTTTCCAATGATTCCATTTTATATCTATTATTCAATGTTTGGATTTCAAAGAATCGGTGATTTGTGTTGGGCTGCTGGAGATCAACAGGCTAGGGGATTTTTGATTGGAGGAACTTCTGGTCGGACTACTTTAAATGGAGAAGGATTACAACATGAAGATGGACATAGTCATATTCATTTTTTAACAATACCAAATTGTATTTCTTATGATCCTGCATATGCATATGAGATAGCTGTTATTATACACAATGGTTTAATAAGAATGTATGGAGAAAAACAAGAAAATATATATTATTATATTACTACTATGAATGAAAATTATTATATGCCAGAAATGTTAAAAGGAATGGAAGTCGGTATTATTAAAGGAATATATAAATTAAATTCTCTGATAGGTAAAAAATATAAAGTACAACTATTAGGGTCAGGAGCTATTTTAAGAAGTGTAATTCAGGCCGCACACATTTTATATAATGATTATTGTATTAGTTCAGATGTTTACAGTGTGACTTCTTTTACTGAATTAGCTCGTGATGGACAAGATTGTGAAAGATGGAATATGTTACATCCTTTTAAAAATCCAAAAGTTCCATATATTACAACAGTTATGAATGATGCTCCAGCAATAGCTGCAACTGATTATATGAAATTATTTGCTGATCAAGTACGGAAATATATACCAGCCAAGACCTATCGAGTGTTAGGAACAGATGGATTTGGTTGTTCAGATAGTAGGAAAAATTTACGTCAGTATTTTGAAATTCATGCTCATTATATTGTAATTGCTGCATTGACAGAATTATCTAATCACTGCATCATAGATAAAAAAATTATTGTTGATGCGTTAATAAAATTTAATATTAATACAGAAAAAATCAATCCAATTTTTGTATGA
- a CDS encoding 2-oxo acid dehydrogenase subunit E2: MDTEIKIPDIGIDQAEVIEILVHVNDYVKKEQGLIVIEGEKASMEIPSPHTGIVKEIKVKISDIVKKNSIIMIMQLKNTFKNQNTIYNSDKDVDNIKQSKVKDLNIIYASPIIRRLARSKNIDLHNIVGSGRKNRIIKKDIDNYINDLNSHVSKNNIFQDTVNPEKNNCNKFGEIEKVIINKIKKRTGDVLSKNWSTIPHVTQFDEIDITDLENFRIQYNQSNKEKKNNKLTLLTFVVKAISKGLEKYPYFNSSISRDGNTIYLKKYINIGIAVDTNHGLIVPVIKNVKNKNLFEISQEIFHKSNSARQGNLNMLDIQGGCFTISSLGGIGGTYFSPIINGSEAAILGISRSCYKPIWNGKIFVPKLMLPISLSYNHCIIDGADGARFITYINKILSDIRLLLI, encoded by the coding sequence GTGGATACTGAAATTAAAATCCCAGATATTGGAATTGATCAAGCAGAAGTAATAGAGATTTTAGTACATGTTAATGATTATGTGAAAAAAGAGCAAGGTTTAATTGTTATAGAAGGAGAAAAAGCTTCTATGGAAATTCCTTCTCCACATACTGGTATAGTTAAGGAAATTAAAGTAAAAATTTCTGATATTGTTAAGAAAAACTCTATTATTATGATTATGCAATTAAAAAATACTTTTAAAAATCAGAACACTATTTATAATAGTGATAAAGATGTTGACAATATTAAACAATCAAAAGTGAAAGATCTTAATATTATTTATGCCTCTCCTATTATTCGTAGATTAGCAAGGTCTAAAAATATTGATTTACATAATATTGTTGGTAGTGGAAGAAAAAATAGAATTATTAAAAAAGATATTGATAATTATATAAACGATTTAAATTCTCATGTTAGTAAAAATAATATATTTCAAGATACCGTGAATCCTGAAAAGAATAATTGCAATAAGTTTGGTGAAATAGAAAAAGTCATTATTAATAAAATAAAAAAACGTACTGGAGATGTATTATCTAAAAATTGGTCTACTATTCCGCATGTAACACAATTTGATGAAATAGATATCACTGATTTAGAAAATTTTCGTATTCAATATAATCAATCCAATAAAGAGAAAAAAAATAATAAACTTACATTATTAACTTTTGTTGTGAAAGCTATTTCTAAAGGATTGGAAAAATATCCATATTTTAATAGTTCTATTTCTCGAGATGGTAATACTATTTATTTAAAGAAATATATAAATATTGGAATTGCTGTAGATACAAATCATGGATTAATAGTTCCAGTGATTAAAAATGTAAAAAATAAAAATTTGTTTGAAATTTCTCAAGAAATATTTCATAAATCGAATAGTGCTCGCCAGGGTAATTTAAATATGTTAGATATTCAGGGTGGTTGCTTTACAATTTCTAGTTTAGGGGGAATTGGTGGTACATATTTTTCTCCAATTATTAATGGATCGGAAGCAGCTATATTAGGAATTTCTCGATCTTGTTATAAACCTATTTGGAATGGAAAAATTTTTGTTCCTAAATTAATGTTACCAATTTCATTATCTTATAATCATTGTATTATTGATGGTGCAGATGGCGCACGATTTATTACGTATATTAATAAAATATTATCAGATATTAGATTATTATTAATTTAA
- the truA gene encoding tRNA pseudouridine(38-40) synthase TruA, whose amino-acid sequence MIENTKIKKFALRVEYNGSYYHGWQNQKSDILSIQKIVEKAISNVANHKVSVICSGRTDAKVHSIGQIIHFTTVSVRRDISWILGINSYLPSDIAVQWIGRVSNKFHARYSAVSRCYRYIIYNSNYRSPFLHNYANHIYNKLDVYAMYQASQYLIGEYDFSSFRSSTCQSYTAYRKIIYTNVFSFKNFIFIDIQANSFLQYMVRNIVGCLIEVGKMHKRSYWMQYVLKKRNRKFCSFTAKPNGLYLLSVKYPKIFNVPCNI is encoded by the coding sequence ATGATTGAAAATACTAAAATTAAAAAATTTGCTTTAAGAGTGGAATATAATGGTAGTTATTATCATGGTTGGCAGAACCAAAAATCTGATATATTAAGTATTCAAAAAATAGTTGAAAAGGCTATATCAAATGTTGCAAATCACAAAGTTAGTGTAATATGTTCCGGTCGAACTGATGCTAAAGTACATAGTATAGGACAAATAATACATTTTACAACTGTTTCAGTTCGTAGAGATATTTCTTGGATTTTGGGTATCAATAGTTATTTACCCTCCGATATTGCTGTACAGTGGATTGGCAGAGTGTCTAATAAATTTCATGCTCGTTATAGTGCAGTTTCACGTTGTTATAGATATATTATTTATAATAGTAATTACAGGTCTCCTTTTTTACATAATTATGCTAATCATATTTATAATAAACTAGATGTATATGCAATGTATCAAGCTAGTCAATATTTAATTGGAGAGTATGATTTTAGCTCATTTCGTTCTAGTACCTGTCAATCATATACAGCGTACAGAAAAATTATTTATACTAATGTTTTTAGTTTTAAAAATTTTATTTTTATTGATATTCAAGCGAATTCTTTTTTGCAATATATGGTAAGAAATATTGTTGGATGTTTGATTGAAGTTGGTAAAATGCACAAAAGATCTTATTGGATGCAATATGTTTTAAAAAAAAGAAATCGTAAATTTTGTTCGTTTACTGCTAAACCAAATGGTTTATATTTGCTGTCAGTTAAATATCCAAAGATATTTAACGTACCATGTAATATATAA
- the ftsA gene encoding cell division protein FtsA: MSKKNQKLIIGLDIGSTKIVVTVGKILKNRIIKIIGFGKCHSQGIDNHGNIKNLKSISSCIKKAINEAEIIAECNISSIYVSISNKYIKCKNEIGIVPIYNNEVTKNDIKYAIYTAKCIKLKEGYSILHIIPQEYSIDQEHGIKNPIGLSGCRMQAKVHLILHKHDIQKNIIKAINQCNVKIKKIIFSGIASGQAVLKLEEKQSGVCIIDIGGNNISIVIYINGSIQHSQVIPYAGNIVTHDIAYAFNTSFDNAEKIKIKYGSKISSSLSTSEIINISTKYGISTKKIQQNTLIEVIESRYKELFYIISNIIIHIQKKLYEKGQKYKINSGVVLTGGGSQIKLIKKIAQKTFNMPIRIGMPKNIKTYNDQIIHPSYSTVLGLLKYAEKKIFYKKEKHKKNTILSKIYNKLHLWYKKITKI, translated from the coding sequence ATGAGTAAAAAAAACCAAAAATTAATAATTGGATTAGATATCGGGTCTACAAAAATTGTTGTAACAGTTGGAAAAATACTAAAAAATAGAATTATTAAAATTATTGGTTTTGGAAAATGCCATTCTCAAGGAATAGATAATCATGGAAACATAAAAAATTTAAAATCAATTTCTTCTTGTATAAAAAAAGCTATTAATGAAGCTGAAATTATAGCTGAATGTAATATTTCTTCTATATACGTCTCTATATCTAATAAATACATAAAATGTAAAAACGAAATTGGAATTGTTCCAATTTACAATAATGAGGTAACAAAAAATGATATTAAATATGCAATTTATACAGCAAAATGCATAAAATTAAAAGAAGGATATAGTATACTACATATTATACCACAAGAATATTCCATTGATCAAGAACATGGAATAAAAAATCCAATTGGATTGTCAGGATGTCGTATGCAAGCAAAAGTGCATTTAATCTTGCATAAACATGATATTCAAAAAAATATCATTAAAGCAATTAATCAATGCAATGTCAAAATAAAAAAAATAATATTTTCCGGAATTGCATCTGGTCAAGCAGTATTAAAATTAGAAGAAAAACAATCTGGGGTATGTATTATTGATATAGGTGGAAATAATATCAGTATTGTCATTTATATTAATGGTTCCATACAGCACAGTCAAGTCATTCCATATGCAGGAAATATTGTAACTCATGATATTGCATATGCATTTAATACATCCTTTGATAATGCAGAAAAAATAAAAATTAAATATGGATCTAAAATATCTTCATCGTTATCAACATCAGAAATAATTAATATTTCTACTAAATATGGAATTAGTACAAAAAAAATTCAACAAAATACTTTAATTGAAGTTATTGAATCTAGATACAAAGAGTTATTTTATATAATTAGCAATATTATTATTCATATTCAAAAAAAACTATACGAGAAAGGACAAAAATATAAGATTAATTCTGGAGTTGTTTTAACTGGAGGAGGATCACAAATTAAATTAATCAAAAAAATAGCACAAAAAACATTTAATATGCCAATACGAATTGGAATGCCAAAAAATATAAAAACATATAATGACCAAATTATTCATCCTAGTTATTCCACGGTTTTAGGATTATTGAAATACGCAGAAAAAAAAATCTTTTATAAAAAAGAAAAACACAAAAAAAATACAATTTTAAGCAAAATATATAATAAATTGCATCTATGGTATAAAAAAATCACTAAAATATAA
- the rsmH gene encoding 16S rRNA (cytosine(1402)-N(4))-methyltransferase RsmH: MNNKKKHQTVLLKETIQSLKIKKNGIYVDGTFGEGGHSIKILEKLGENGTLYAIDQDPEAIKIAKKITDHRFHIIHGNFAEIDLFFKKNKIKKKIDGIILDLGVSTMQIMSKKRGFSFNLDGPLDMRMNPKIGISASKWINQEKINKIYKVLKYFGEEKFSKRIAEAIKKTRKKKPIITTLELSNLIKSHIPWEKRHKHPATKSFQAIRIFINQEINLLKIFLDKILKFLNYKGRISIISFHSLEDRLVKQFMIKNSKNPHFLNKIPLKENEILQLYQKKLKIIHRIFPTKKEIINNPRSRSAILRTAELKN, encoded by the coding sequence ATGAATAATAAAAAAAAACACCAAACAGTTTTATTAAAAGAAACTATCCAATCATTAAAAATAAAAAAAAATGGAATATATGTTGATGGAACATTTGGAGAAGGTGGACACTCTATAAAAATTTTAGAAAAACTAGGGGAAAATGGAACATTATATGCTATTGATCAAGATCCAGAAGCAATTAAAATAGCTAAAAAAATAACAGATCATAGATTTCATATCATTCATGGTAATTTTGCAGAAATAGATCTTTTTTTTAAAAAAAATAAAATAAAAAAAAAAATTGATGGAATTATATTAGATTTAGGAGTATCAACTATGCAAATCATGTCTAAAAAACGAGGTTTTTCATTCAATTTAGATGGCCCATTAGACATGCGCATGAATCCAAAAATCGGAATATCTGCATCAAAATGGATAAATCAAGAAAAAATAAATAAAATTTATAAAGTATTAAAATATTTTGGAGAAGAAAAATTTTCAAAAAGAATTGCAGAGGCAATTAAAAAAACAAGAAAAAAAAAACCAATTATTACTACATTAGAACTATCCAACCTTATCAAATCTCATATTCCATGGGAAAAACGTCATAAACATCCTGCTACAAAAAGTTTCCAAGCAATTAGAATATTTATTAACCAAGAAATAAATTTATTAAAAATTTTTTTAGATAAAATATTAAAATTTTTAAATTATAAAGGAAGAATATCAATTATTAGTTTCCATTCTTTGGAAGATAGATTAGTAAAACAATTTATGATAAAAAATAGTAAAAATCCACATTTTTTAAATAAAATTCCATTAAAAGAAAATGAAATATTGCAATTATATCAAAAAAAACTGAAAATTATTCATCGAATTTTTCCAACAAAAAAAGAAATCATCAATAATCCGAGATCAAGAAGTGCTATTTTAAGAACTGCAGAACTAAAAAATTAA
- the lpdA gene encoding dihydrolipoyl dehydrogenase, whose amino-acid sequence MIRKIHTQVLVLGSGPAGYAAAFRSADLGLNVTLVEKYDTLGGVCLNVGCIPSKFLLHIAKVIKEARELSTQGVIFNDPTIDINLIKANKNKTLSDLSRGLKSLSKIRNVILLNGTGYFLNKNTVVVDGKKEMIHVHFDNVIIATGSKPITLSNFPIDNKYIWDSTTALSLNTIPKKMLIIGSGIIGLEMATFYSTIGTQVDVIDRFKRILPFLDKDVIDVFTSSVCKDFNILLETNVKDIFIKDNQVAVTMLNSGSEKKIFYDAILIAIGRKPNISGLNLEKINVELDKNNFIKVNNQLCTNVSNIYAIGDVIGQPMLAHKGMHQGHIAAEVIFGHKHYFDPKVIPSVAYTDPEIAWVGINEREAVQRNINYEVAVFPWKNSGRALVSNCSNGITKLIINKDNRTIIGGVIVGRNAGELISEITLAIEMNCDIEDIVLTIHPHPTLCESINLSAQIIQGTITDMVNSKSNIR is encoded by the coding sequence ATGATTCGGAAGATTCATACACAGGTTTTAGTTCTTGGCTCTGGTCCTGCTGGTTATGCAGCAGCTTTTCGAAGTGCAGATCTAGGATTAAATGTAACACTGGTTGAAAAATATGATACATTAGGCGGAGTATGTTTAAATGTTGGTTGTATTCCTTCAAAGTTTTTATTACATATAGCAAAAGTAATAAAAGAAGCAAGAGAATTGTCAACTCAAGGTGTTATATTTAATGATCCTACAATTGATATAAATCTTATTAAAGCAAATAAAAATAAAACTCTTTCTGATTTATCACGTGGACTAAAAAGTTTATCTAAAATAAGAAATGTTATTTTATTAAACGGAACTGGTTATTTTTTAAATAAAAATACTGTAGTCGTTGATGGTAAAAAAGAAATGATACATGTACATTTTGACAATGTTATTATTGCGACAGGATCAAAACCAATCACATTGTCAAATTTTCCTATAGATAATAAATATATATGGGATTCAACGACTGCTTTATCATTAAATACTATTCCAAAGAAGATGTTAATCATTGGTTCAGGAATTATTGGATTAGAAATGGCAACCTTTTATAGCACAATTGGTACTCAAGTAGATGTAATTGACCGTTTTAAAAGAATTTTGCCATTTTTAGATAAAGATGTGATTGATGTTTTTACTTCTTCGGTTTGTAAAGATTTTAATATTTTGTTAGAAACAAATGTTAAAGATATTTTCATAAAAGATAATCAAGTTGCAGTTACGATGTTAAATTCTGGAAGTGAAAAAAAAATATTTTATGATGCTATTCTTATAGCAATTGGAAGAAAACCAAATATTAGTGGTTTAAACTTAGAAAAAATTAATGTTGAATTAGATAAAAATAATTTTATTAAGGTAAATAATCAATTATGTACTAACGTTTCTAACATTTACGCAATTGGAGATGTGATTGGACAACCGATGTTAGCTCATAAAGGTATGCATCAAGGTCATATTGCTGCAGAAGTTATTTTTGGACATAAACATTATTTTGATCCAAAAGTTATTCCTTCAGTTGCCTACACTGATCCAGAAATTGCTTGGGTAGGGATAAACGAAAGAGAAGCTGTACAAAGAAATATTAACTATGAAGTTGCAGTTTTCCCGTGGAAAAATTCTGGACGAGCATTAGTATCAAATTGTTCTAATGGAATAACAAAATTAATTATTAATAAAGATAATAGAACAATTATTGGCGGAGTGATTGTTGGAAGAAATGCAGGTGAATTAATTTCAGAAATTACATTAGCAATAGAAATGAATTGTGATATAGAAGATATAGTATTAACAATTCATCCACATCCTACGTTGTGTGAATCAATTAATTTGTCTGCACAAATTATACAAGGAACTATTACTGATATGGTGAATTCAAAATCAAATATTCGGTAA
- the erpA gene encoding iron-sulfur cluster insertion protein ErpA — protein sequence MINFSKLQIQFTKNAKKKITQLIKNDMNENLYFRIYITGGGCNGFQYKFKLEKKIKKNDFFMQQKFKIVIDAISLNYIQGGTIDYQETLTGTKFVVLNPNAKSTCSCGTSFSI from the coding sequence ATGATAAATTTTTCAAAACTTCAAATACAATTTACTAAAAACGCTAAAAAAAAAATTACACAATTAATAAAAAATGACATGAATGAAAATTTATATTTTAGAATATATATTACTGGAGGAGGTTGTAACGGATTTCAATATAAATTTAAATTAGAAAAAAAAATTAAAAAAAACGATTTTTTTATGCAACAAAAATTTAAAATAGTGATTGACGCAATTAGCTTAAATTATATTCAAGGAGGAACAATTGATTACCAAGAAACATTAACAGGAACAAAATTTGTTGTATTAAATCCAAATGCAAAAAGTACATGTAGTTGCGGAACATCCTTTAGTATTTAA
- a CDS encoding GMP reductase: protein MRIEESIKLGFKDVLIRPKRSMLKSRSEVNLCRSFFFKHSNIFWKGIPIIASNMDTIGTFNVAKVLSDFKILTAIHKYYDISDWKNFISSLPKEKFNYIMISTGTAKKDYMKLKNILSLSPLLKFICIDVANGYSEHFVQFVKKVRMDFPNKVICAGNVVTGEMVEELILSGVDIVKVGIGSGSVCTTRIKTGIGYPQLSAVIECADAAHGLKGHIISDGGCTESGDISKAIGAGADFVMIGGIFAGHVECEGSMVQENNQKFMVFYGMSSKYAMCLHKGKVDDYKTEEGKVVKILIKGSIKNTIHDILGGIRSTCTYVGATTIKELTKRTTFVRVFEQENKIFNNH, encoded by the coding sequence ATGCGTATTGAAGAAAGTATTAAATTAGGATTTAAGGATGTTTTAATTCGTCCAAAACGATCTATGTTAAAAAGTCGATCTGAAGTAAATTTATGTAGGAGTTTTTTTTTTAAACATTCTAATATATTTTGGAAAGGTATTCCAATTATTGCGTCAAATATGGATACTATTGGCACATTTAATGTTGCAAAGGTTTTATCTGATTTTAAAATTTTAACAGCAATACATAAATATTATGATATTTCTGATTGGAAAAATTTTATTTCTTCTCTTCCAAAAGAAAAATTTAATTATATTATGATTTCTACTGGTACTGCAAAAAAAGATTATATGAAATTAAAAAATATATTATCTCTTTCTCCATTATTAAAATTTATTTGTATTGATGTAGCCAATGGATATTCTGAACATTTTGTACAGTTTGTAAAAAAAGTTCGAATGGATTTTCCTAATAAAGTGATTTGTGCTGGTAATGTAGTTACTGGAGAAATGGTTGAGGAGTTAATACTTTCTGGTGTAGATATTGTTAAAGTTGGTATAGGATCTGGTTCAGTTTGCACCACGAGAATTAAAACAGGGATTGGATATCCTCAATTATCTGCTGTTATTGAATGTGCAGATGCAGCACATGGTTTGAAAGGGCATATTATTAGCGATGGTGGTTGTACTGAATCTGGAGATATTTCAAAAGCAATAGGTGCTGGTGCTGATTTTGTTATGATTGGTGGAATTTTTGCAGGACATGTAGAATGTGAAGGATCTATGGTGCAAGAAAATAATCAGAAATTTATGGTGTTTTATGGTATGAGTTCTAAATATGCTATGTGTTTACATAAAGGAAAAGTTGATGATTATAAAACTGAAGAAGGAAAAGTAGTAAAAATATTAATCAAGGGTTCGATAAAAAATACTATACATGATATATTAGGTGGTATACGCTCTACTTGTACTTATGTTGGGGCTACTACAATTAAAGAACTAACAAAGCGTACTACATTTGTTCGTGTTTTTGAGCAGGAAAATAAAATTTTTAATAATCATTAA